A portion of the Betta splendens chromosome 2, fBetSpl5.4, whole genome shotgun sequence genome contains these proteins:
- the gpd2 gene encoding glycerol-3-phosphate dehydrogenase, mitochondrial isoform X1, with protein sequence MAFRKALKRTAIIGSGAVATAFGVSQLIEYKKTQARLANVDAEAELKVPFADELPSRQAQLAALKNTEEFDVLVVGGGATGAGCALDAVTRNLKTALVERSDFSSGTSSRSTKLIHGGVRYLQKAILQLDYEQYMMVKEALHERANLLEIAPHLSAPLPIMLPVYKWWQLPYYWAGIKMYDLVAGIQCLKSSYILSKTKALELFPMLKKDKLVGAIVYYDGQHNDARMNLAIALTAARHGVAIANYTEVVHLLKTNDQQTGKGKVCGARCRDIITGQEFDVRAKCVINATGPFTDSLRKMDNQETKNICQPSAGVHIVIPGYYSPDNMGLLDPATSDGRVIFFLPWEKVTIAGTTDTPTNVTAHPIPGEEDINFILTEVRNYLSPDVEVRRGDVLAAWSGIRPLVTDPNSKDTQSICRNHIVSISDSGLVTIAGGKWTTYRAMAEETVDAAIKTHGLSADTCRTVGLMLEGGKGWTPTLYIRLVQDYGLENEVAQHLASTYGGKAFDVAKMAQVTGKRWPIVGKRLVSEFPYIEGEVQYAIKEYACTAIDVIARRTRLGFLNVQAADEALPRIVQIMGKELDWSQERRTAELEAAKKFLYHEMGYRARSEQLTKTSEINLDYQEVVRYKKRFHKFDKESKGFITTVDVQQVLESINVHIDENALHDILNEVDLNKNGQVEIDEFLQLMSAVKKGHVSDSRLAILMKTAEETLDMRGPVTVDRSGGGV encoded by the exons ATGGCGTTTAGGAAGGCTCTGAAAAGAACAGCGATAATTGGCAGTGGGGCAGTCGCCACAGCTTTTGGTGTGTCACAGCTGATTGAGTACAAGAAAACACAG GCTCGTTTGGCCAACGTAGATGCAGAAGCAGAGCTGAAAGTCCCTTTTGCGGATGAACTCCCCTCTCGACAGGCCCAACTTGCAGCACTAAAGAACACAGAGGAGTTCGACGTCCTAGTGGTGGGAGGAGGGGCCACGGGTGCAGGATGTGCCTTAGATGCTGTCACACGCA ACCTCAAGACTGCTCTTGTAGAAAGAAGCGACTTCTCTTCGGGAACAAGCAGCCGGAGCACGAAGCTAATCCACGGTGGGGTTCGCTACCTCCAGAAGGCCATCCTCCAGCTGGACTATGAACAATACATGATGGTGAAAGAGGCCCTGCATGAGCGAGCCAACCTGCTGGAGATCGCACCTCATCTATCGGCACCGTTACCCATCATGCTCCCTGTTTACAA ATGGTGGCAGTTGCCTTACTACTGGGCAGGGATCAAGATGTACGACTTGGTGGCGGGAATCCAGTGCCTGAAGAGCAGCTACATCCTCAGTAAGACCAAGGCCCTAGAGCTGTTCCCCATGCTTAAAAAGGACAAGCTGGTGGGAGCCATCGTCTACTATGATG GACAGCACAATGACGCTCGCATGAACCTGGCCATTGCCCTCACTGCGGCTCGCCACGGCGTCGCCATCGCCAACTACACGGAGGTGGTTCATCTGCTGAAGACAAATGACCAGCAGACCGGCAAGGGGAAGGTGTGTGGCGCTCGCTGCAGGGACATCATCACAG GACAGGAATTTGACGTGAGGGCCAAGTGTGTGATCAACGCCACCGGACCTTTCACAGACTCACTGAGAAAAATGGACAACCAGGAAACCAAAAATATTTGCCAACCCAGCGCTGGAGTACACATCGTTATACCCGGCTACTACAG TCCAGATAACATGGGTCTGCTGGATCCAGCCACCAGTGATGGACGTGTCATCTTCTTTCTGCCCTGGGAGAAGGTGACCATTGCAGGAACAACCGACACACCCACCAACGTAACAGCCCACCCAATCCCAGGGGAGGAAGACATTAACTTCATCCTGACGGAGGTGCGCAACTACCTCAGCCCCGACGTAGAAG TGCGTCGAGGAGACGTGTTAGCAGCGTGGAGCGGCATCCGTCCGCTGGTGACTGACCCCAACTCAAAAGACACTCAGTCCATCTGCAGAAACCACATTGTCAGCATCAGCGACAGTGGACTCGTCACCATCGCTG GGGGGAAGTGGACTACATACAGGGCTATGGCAGAAGAAACCGTGGATGCTGCCATTAAAACCCATGGCCTCTCAGCCGATACCTGCAGAACTGTTGGCTTGATgctggagggaggaaagggCTGGACACCAACACTGTACATCCGCCTTGTGCAGGATTACGGACTGGAGAATGAG GTGGCTCAACACCTGGCATCTACATACGGAGGGAAAGCATTTGATGTTGCAAAGATGGCTCAGGTCACTGGGAAAAGGTGGCCAATCGTGGGGAAAAGATTGGTGTCAGAGTTCCCTTACATCGAGGGTGag GTCCAGTATGCCATTAAGGAGTACGCCTGCACAGCCATTGATGTCATCGCCAGACGAACACGCCTGGGGTTCCTGAATGTACAGGCAGCTGATGAAGCACTGCCTCGCATTGTCCAGATCATGGGAAAAGAATTGGACTGGAGCCAGGAGAGGAGGACC GCGGAGCTCGAAGCCGCAAAGAAGTTTTTGTACCACGAGATGGGATACAGGGCTCGTTCTGAACAGCTGACCAAGACATCAGAGATCAACCTGGACTATCAGGAAGTAGTCAG ATACAAGAAGCGCTTCCATAAGTTTGACAAAGAAAGCAAAGGATTCATAACCACGGTTGATGTTCAGCAAGTTTTGGAA AGCATCAATGTCCATATTGATGAAAACGCACTCCATGATATCCTTAATGAGGTGGACCTAAACAAGAACGGTCAAGTTGAAATTGATGAATTTCTGCAG
- the gpd2 gene encoding glycerol-3-phosphate dehydrogenase, mitochondrial isoform X2: MMVKEALHERANLLEIAPHLSAPLPIMLPVYKWWQLPYYWAGIKMYDLVAGIQCLKSSYILSKTKALELFPMLKKDKLVGAIVYYDGQHNDARMNLAIALTAARHGVAIANYTEVVHLLKTNDQQTGKGKVCGARCRDIITGQEFDVRAKCVINATGPFTDSLRKMDNQETKNICQPSAGVHIVIPGYYSPDNMGLLDPATSDGRVIFFLPWEKVTIAGTTDTPTNVTAHPIPGEEDINFILTEVRNYLSPDVEVRRGDVLAAWSGIRPLVTDPNSKDTQSICRNHIVSISDSGLVTIAGGKWTTYRAMAEETVDAAIKTHGLSADTCRTVGLMLEGGKGWTPTLYIRLVQDYGLENEVAQHLASTYGGKAFDVAKMAQVTGKRWPIVGKRLVSEFPYIEGEVQYAIKEYACTAIDVIARRTRLGFLNVQAADEALPRIVQIMGKELDWSQERRTAELEAAKKFLYHEMGYRARSEQLTKTSEINLDYQEVVRYKKRFHKFDKESKGFITTVDVQQVLESINVHIDENALHDILNEVDLNKNGQVEIDEFLQLMSAVKKGHVSDSRLAILMKTAEETLDMRGPVTVDRSGGGV, translated from the exons ATGATGGTGAAAGAGGCCCTGCATGAGCGAGCCAACCTGCTGGAGATCGCACCTCATCTATCGGCACCGTTACCCATCATGCTCCCTGTTTACAA ATGGTGGCAGTTGCCTTACTACTGGGCAGGGATCAAGATGTACGACTTGGTGGCGGGAATCCAGTGCCTGAAGAGCAGCTACATCCTCAGTAAGACCAAGGCCCTAGAGCTGTTCCCCATGCTTAAAAAGGACAAGCTGGTGGGAGCCATCGTCTACTATGATG GACAGCACAATGACGCTCGCATGAACCTGGCCATTGCCCTCACTGCGGCTCGCCACGGCGTCGCCATCGCCAACTACACGGAGGTGGTTCATCTGCTGAAGACAAATGACCAGCAGACCGGCAAGGGGAAGGTGTGTGGCGCTCGCTGCAGGGACATCATCACAG GACAGGAATTTGACGTGAGGGCCAAGTGTGTGATCAACGCCACCGGACCTTTCACAGACTCACTGAGAAAAATGGACAACCAGGAAACCAAAAATATTTGCCAACCCAGCGCTGGAGTACACATCGTTATACCCGGCTACTACAG TCCAGATAACATGGGTCTGCTGGATCCAGCCACCAGTGATGGACGTGTCATCTTCTTTCTGCCCTGGGAGAAGGTGACCATTGCAGGAACAACCGACACACCCACCAACGTAACAGCCCACCCAATCCCAGGGGAGGAAGACATTAACTTCATCCTGACGGAGGTGCGCAACTACCTCAGCCCCGACGTAGAAG TGCGTCGAGGAGACGTGTTAGCAGCGTGGAGCGGCATCCGTCCGCTGGTGACTGACCCCAACTCAAAAGACACTCAGTCCATCTGCAGAAACCACATTGTCAGCATCAGCGACAGTGGACTCGTCACCATCGCTG GGGGGAAGTGGACTACATACAGGGCTATGGCAGAAGAAACCGTGGATGCTGCCATTAAAACCCATGGCCTCTCAGCCGATACCTGCAGAACTGTTGGCTTGATgctggagggaggaaagggCTGGACACCAACACTGTACATCCGCCTTGTGCAGGATTACGGACTGGAGAATGAG GTGGCTCAACACCTGGCATCTACATACGGAGGGAAAGCATTTGATGTTGCAAAGATGGCTCAGGTCACTGGGAAAAGGTGGCCAATCGTGGGGAAAAGATTGGTGTCAGAGTTCCCTTACATCGAGGGTGag GTCCAGTATGCCATTAAGGAGTACGCCTGCACAGCCATTGATGTCATCGCCAGACGAACACGCCTGGGGTTCCTGAATGTACAGGCAGCTGATGAAGCACTGCCTCGCATTGTCCAGATCATGGGAAAAGAATTGGACTGGAGCCAGGAGAGGAGGACC GCGGAGCTCGAAGCCGCAAAGAAGTTTTTGTACCACGAGATGGGATACAGGGCTCGTTCTGAACAGCTGACCAAGACATCAGAGATCAACCTGGACTATCAGGAAGTAGTCAG ATACAAGAAGCGCTTCCATAAGTTTGACAAAGAAAGCAAAGGATTCATAACCACGGTTGATGTTCAGCAAGTTTTGGAA AGCATCAATGTCCATATTGATGAAAACGCACTCCATGATATCCTTAATGAGGTGGACCTAAACAAGAACGGTCAAGTTGAAATTGATGAATTTCTGCAG
- the LOC114851322 gene encoding nuclear receptor subfamily 4 group A member 2-like, with translation MPCVQTQCGSSPQGASPVSQSSDRERSCDFLTPEFVKFSMDLTNSEVSASTSGPSFGPLADSYGSGYDVKAPCLFQMPVQGELPCVKVEDAHGCPRFQPNQHHSHQSDELLSSPGPVYYYRSPSPHAPITPAFHTPPGHIWEDSGSLYSFRQDYLAAAHRKNTLSRFSLFSIKHAQHGVQSLSTCQMKFDRSLHVSMSLDAAGAQQPLDSNGVLGSADVGKQSGVGFPHPLHLAHGHHFMDYQSSSAPGRGPLSAEGLCAVCGDNAACQHYGVRTCEGCKGFFKRTVQKNAKYVCLAAKSCPMDKRRRNRCQYCRFQKCLAVGMVKEVVRTDSLKGRRGRLPSKPKPLTDSSAPVTNLLSALTRAHMESNPQPSRIDYSKFKENCGSPLGDDAQHVRQFYDLLTRSMEVIRGWAHKIPGFSSLPKHDQDLLFYSAFLELFVLRLSYRSNPEEGKLIFCDGSVWHRLQCLRGFGEWIDSIVEFSANLQRMNLDVSTFSCICTLALVTERHGLKEPNKVEELQNNIIKCLKDGGMCADRASNYWSNHLPRVLEKLPELRTLCIQGLQRIFYLKLEDLVPPPAMIDKLFLDTLPF, from the exons ATGCCGTGCGTCCAGACCCAGTGCGGCTCCTCTCCACAAGGAGCCAGCCCGGTCTCCCAGAGCTCCGACAGAGAGCGCAGCTGTGACTTCCTCACGCCAGAGTTTGTCAAGTTCAGCATGGACCTCACCAACAGTGAAGTCTCAGCTTCAACATCTGGTCCCAGTTTTGGACCTTTGGCGGACAGCTATGGCTCCGGGTACGACGTAAAGGCACCATGTCTCTTCCAGATGCCAGTGCAGGGGGAGCTCCCGTGCGTCAAAGTGGAGGACGCGCACGGCTGCCCGCGGTTCCAGCCGAATCAGCATCACTCACATCAGTCCGACGAGCTGCTCTCCTCCCCGGGACCAGTTTATTACTACCGGTCTCCATCCCCGCACGCTCCCATCACACCCGCTTTTCACACGCCTCCGGGACACATATGGGAGGACTCTGGGTCTCTGTACAGCTTCCGGCAAGACTATTTGGCGGCTGCCCACAGAAAAAACACTTTATCCAGATTCTCACTCTTTTCTATCAAACACGCACAGCACGGGGTACAAAGTTTGTCCACCTGTCAGATGAAATTTGACAGATCTCTCCACGTGTCCATGAGTCTGGATGCAGCTGGAGCGCAACAGCCGCTGGACAGCAACGGGGTTTTAGGCTCCGCGGATGTGGGAAAACAGTCCGGCGTGGGATTCCCTCACCCACTCCACCTCGCCCACGGCCACCACTTCATGGACTACCAGTCTTCCTCTGCCCCCGGCCGAGGACCGCTGAGCGCAGAGGGGCTTTGCGCGGTGTGCGGGGATAACGCGGCCTGCCAGCACTACGGAGTGCGCACCTGTGAGGGCTGCAAGGGTTTCTTTAAG CGTACAGTGCAAAAAAACGCCAAATATGTGTGTTTGGCTGCCAAAAGCTGCCCTATGGACAAACGCAGGAGGAACAGGTGCCAGTACTGCCGCTTCCAGAAGTGCCTTGCAGTGGGAATGGTCAAAGAAG TGGTGAGGACGGACAGTCTGAAAGGTCGAAGAGGTCGTCTGCCATCAAAACCTAAACCTCTTACAGATTCGTCTGCGCCTGTTACCAACCTACTAAGCGCCCTCACCAGGGCACACATGGAATCGAACCCTCAACCTTCTCGCATTGATTACTCCAAA TTCAAAGAGAACTGTGGAAGTCCACTTGGAGACGATGCGCAGCACGTCCGGCAGTTTTACGACCTACTGACCAGATCAATGGAGGTGATCCGAGGTTGGGCGCACAAGATCCCAGGCTTTAGCTCCCTGCCCAAACACGACCAGGACCTTCTGTTCTATTCAGCTTTCCTGGAGCTCTTTGTTTTACGACTGTCATACAG ATCCAACCCAGAGGAAGGGAAGCTGATCTTCTGTGATGGGTCAGTGTGGCATCGGCTTCAGTGCCTACGAGGCTTTGGAGAGTGGATCGACAGCATTGTTGAATTCTCTGCCAATCTGCAAAGGATGAATCTAGATGTCTCTACCTTTTCCTGCATTTGCACGCTTGCCCTTGTCACTG AGCGCCATGGGCTGAAGGAGCCAAACAAAGTGGAAGAGCTGCAGAACAACATCATCAAGTGCTTGAAGGATGGTGGGATGTGTGCAGACAGAGCTTCAAACTATTGGTCCAATCATTTGCCAAGAGTTTTGGAAAAGCTTCCTGAACTTCGCACTTTGTGCATTCAAGGCCTGCAAAGGATATTCTATTTGAAGCTGGAGGATTTGGTGCCGCCGCCTGCTATGATAGATAAGTTATTTCTAGACACGTTGCCATTTTAG
- the LOC114844824 gene encoding tubulin alpha chain-like: MRECISIHVGQAGVQMGNTCWELYCLEHGIQPNGHMPSSKPSGGYDDSFTTFFSETGTGKYVPRAIFVDLEPTVIDEVRTGTYRQLFHPEQLISGKEDAANNYARGHYTVGKEHIDSVLDRIRKLSDQCTGLQGFLVFHSFGGGTGSGFTSLLMERLSVDFGKKSKLEFAIYPAPQVSTAVVEPYNSILTTHTTLEHSDCAFMVDNEAIYDICRRNLDIERPSYTNLNRLISQIVSSITASLRFDGALNVDLTEFQTNLVPYPRIHFPLATYAPVISAEKAYHEQLTVAEITNSCFEPANQMVKCDPRHGKYMACCLLYRGDVVPKDVNVAISNIKTKRSIQFVDWCPTGFKVGINYQPPTVVPGGDLAKVQRAVCMLSNTTAIAEAWARLDHKFDLMYAKRAFVHWYVGEGMEEGEFSEAREDMAALEKDYEEVGLDSYDDNDEGEEY, encoded by the exons ATG CGTGAGTGCATCTCTATCCACGTTGGCCaggctggggtccaaatgggcaaCACTTGCTGGGAACTGTACTGCCTGGAGCATGGAATCCAGCCCAACGGCCACATGCCCAGCAGCAAGCCCAGTGGAGGCTATGATGACTCCTTTACCACCTTTTTCAGTGAGACGGGAACTGGGAAGTATGTTCCCAGGGCCATATTTGTTGACTTGGAGCCAACTGTTATTG ACGAGGTTCGTACAGGGACCTATCGTCAACTTTTCCACCCTGAGCAGCTGATTTCAGGTAAGGAGGATGCTGCCAATAACTATGCCCGCGGCCACTACACCGTTGGAAAGGAGCACATTGATTCTGTACTCGACAGGATACGCAAGCTG TCTGATCAGTGCACAGGGCTCCAAGGTTTCCTCGTGTTTCACTCATTCGGAGGGGGAACAGGCTCTGGTTTCACCTCTCTGCTGATGGAACGCCTCTCAGTGGACTTTGGCAAGAAGTCCAAGCTTGAATTTGCCATCTACCCTGCTCCTCAGGTCTCTACAGCTGTGGTAGAGCCCTACAACTCCATCCTAACCACCCACACCACCTTGGAGCACTCTGACTGTGCCTTCATGGTGGATAATGAGGCCATCTATGACATCTGTCGCAGGAATTTGGACATTGAGCGCCCATCCTACACCAATCTCAACCGCCTTATTAGCCAGATCgtctcctccatcactgcctccttGCGCTTTGATGGTGCCTTGAATGTGGACTTGACAGAATTCCAGACCAACTTGGTGCCCTATCCACGTATCCACTTCCCTCTGGCCACCTACGCCCCTGTTATCTCAGCAGAGAAGGCCTATCACGAGCAGCTCACTGTGGCTGAAATTACCAATTCCTGCTTTGAACCAGCCAACCAGATGGTTAAATGTGATCCTCGGCACGGCAAGTACATGGCCTGCTGCCTGCTGTATCGTGGCGATGTGGTACCCAAAGATGTCAACGTGGCAATCAGCAACATCAAAACTAAGCGTAGCATCCagtttgtggactggtgtcccACAGGCTTCAAGGTGGGCATCAACTACCAGCCTCCCACTGTGGTCCCTGGTGGAGACCTGGCCAAGGTGCAGAGGGCTGTGTGCATGCTGAGTAACACCACTGCCATTGCTGAAGCCTGGGCCCGACTTGACCACAAGTTTGACCTGATGTATGCCAAGAGGGCCTTTGTCCACTGGTATGTGGGTGAGGGtatggaggagggagagttcTCAGAGGCCAGAGAGGACATGGCAGCTCTGGAGAAGGATTATGAAGAGGTTGGCCTCGACTCATATGATGATAATGACGAAGGGGAGGAGTATTAA